The Colias croceus chromosome 6, ilColCroc2.1 genome contains the following window.
TTGCACACTCAAGCAAATAGAATTAACGTGCACTGaagaattttttcaaatcagttacaatattatatctgACTTTTTCCAATACTTGTTACTTTTATAGTAAgaatagatataaattttagttaggtacctactaggtGCCTCGGtagattatataattatatttctgtcgATGTATTAGTATATAAAATGCCTACTTAATGTTCTATTACACCTACACAGGTATTATTACAACTAACGGAAACTAAAGGTAagctgtttttaattttatgcatcaagatattttttcacGAAACCATacaatgcattttttttatatccgGGAACTGCGCATCTCATGACGAGACGCggaaaatatgttaattacctacacaattacttataataatataataattaataattttaatggtcATACAATTGATATGTATCGGATTACAAGGCCTTCCTATTTCAGGTCATAATAGGTACGTTTCGTCTAGAATAGGTATATTCTTTTTAGGAATTTTGAGTTTCAAAGAACAATGAATGCTCAAGATTTGATATTTATCTTTctaaatagataaaattcGCGTTCAAATGAATACCtcattttgaatatataaaataagtacctacttaatcaAATGGGTACCTATCTAAATACataaggtacctacctatgctCAAAGTTTCTGCGGAGGAATGTAATGGGAATTGGGATATTATCCACACCAGGTTCAAAATGGAATGCTGTAGGAATTAGGAAGTCACAAGGGGtcagttaggtacctactacggAAGCAAACTCACTCAGATAATATTTGCACATTTcactcatttttattgaaCTTCATAGTTACAGCCTTTTACAGAGAAATTTATATGGAAGTAACTATGGTGATTTAACtgatacatttataaaatttacagaGAGTCTTGAGTCCGATATTTGCAAAGATTTCATGAGCTACGTCAAAAAACATCAACAAAAACACAACAAAGATGATAGGGAGGAAAAAGACTCAGCTGAGGATAAGAAAAAGGCTGATAAAAAGAAGAATTTTGATGAACGATTGGAGAAATgtgagtaataaataaaatataggcaTTATAATATTCCAAAATTCTGCGCCTACTAAATGTATAAGGCAACAGTTTTTTAGTTTGTATCTTTTTATGCAGCATTTTATAGCTTATTACTTCTTTTATAGTGGAATGATAAATTTCTTTCGTATAGGTACTTGAACaataaggtaataaataacacGCATTTTGTTAATCAGtacctattaattttttattctttttgttTCAGATCTAGAAAACAAATGTGAGTATTACTATGGTAACTACCTATTcatttgtatgtaaaatatatgcaCCTTATACTGTTAGGTTTTAGCTGATTCATCAAAGGAAATAGAACATAAAGCTAGCTTCGCATAGGGAATCATAATTTAACTTTGTTTATTGACTTGGACCAAAACTGTAGAACTATATCATACACATAGcacctataaaaaattatactttttcaattttattaaggtGTAAAGAAACTCGGTCATGGAAACACGAAACCACCTGCCCCAGGGGAAACGgctaaaatgttataatagaTAACAAGTTAGCAAGGTcacatacaataataaaataacacatacATATACTGATACTGAAATCAATCATTTATTgactgaaattaaaataaaactaataaatatgttaaatggtcagcaaaaattgtttaaaaggTTTAACGTATGTTTCCAgttgaattttaatgtttttttttaatttgcagTTCCCTGGTGGCCTAAAAAACAAATCGAAGACTTGGATGCAACTGAAAAACCAAAGTCAACTGCGACGCCCTTGGAAGGATTGGTGACGAGTTACGTTGACTTcgtatcttatttatttaagatgttataaataaattattttattattttcttctttttgtattatttagatTCAAACTTGATGAATGCCTGTAAGGTTGTAAGGTAGATTACGGCATTCAGTTAGCCGAATGTTTTGCGAAAAATCGATTaggaaaaatttaataaa
Protein-coding sequences here:
- the LOC123692784 gene encoding uncharacterized protein LOC123692784 isoform X2, with translation MCCKLGLVVVSIVVLLQLTETKESLESDICKDFMSYVKKHQQKHNKDDREEKDSAEDKKKADKKKNFDERLEKFPWWPKKQIEDLDATEKPKSTATPLEGLVTSYVDFVSYLFKML
- the LOC123692784 gene encoding uncharacterized protein LOC123692784 isoform X1, which encodes MCCKLGLVVVSIVVLLQLTETKESLESDICKDFMSYVKKHQQKHNKDDREEKDSAEDKKKADKKKNFDERLEKYLENKFPWWPKKQIEDLDATEKPKSTATPLEGLVTSYVDFVSYLFKML